A region from the Vicia villosa cultivar HV-30 ecotype Madison, WI linkage group LG3, Vvil1.0, whole genome shotgun sequence genome encodes:
- the LOC131660011 gene encoding protein ANTI-SILENCING 1, which translates to MIEEKKDPGFEWGKKKGFGGKNREVIFYESFIYDGVAYTLNDSVYLYKDDEPEPFVGKIIKIWESGDRKKKVKVLWFFRPCEILNFLEGYEVRENELFLAAGEGLGLANVNPLEAIAGKCNVACILKDNRNPHPLDVDLQNADFVCYRFFDVGKHKILDKVEDKIAGFEVKNIFNNLNSQKLGDLSKLGLDEKEVSVKVTTSNEAAALSSEKNNQLLVEKLDGKCFDNVDSRDKTLPQEEEKENGVYTTSLAKQKSFAKLSHCSRDSLEMKENSKIGGNVSIDKTLLKSKTNLEMGGNDIVGIPDRQINKRLGESKVSEKEKSGISNAKITNNVKNRRNYDEDDDVKEVPSKKPKIDTMSVKHSDDKLPDRQINKQLGEGKAFEKEKYGASSARKTNNVQNRRHYYDNDDDDEKKVPSKKLKIDTMPAKLARDKLRKESSTTSLNLEHKLDYRVMEVTQRPDVDRSKWFMSMGWEERMKNAREQGKLVRLENLDPSLTSSEVQSIIWHGFEESCTAKMIQKTAYSSPLSGQAFVIFKKKEAAESVVRKLEEGCFLMSNGRPLLGNFELPCLSGKKPIFYGHHAIDQPRQRETKDALSTSHCSQPNNIEYDMALEWCLLQEREDKSWRRLYQRQGEELRKLKAKLKSKI; encoded by the exons ATGATAGAAGAGAAAAAGGATCCTGGATTTGAATGGGGAAAAAAGAAAGGGTTCGGTGGTAAAAACAGGGAGGTGATTTTTTACGAATCGTTTATCTACGACGGTGTTGCTTACACTCTTAACGATTCGGTGTATCTTTACAAGGACGATGAACCTGAGCCTTTTGTtggtaaaataatcaaaatatggGAAAGTGGTGATAGGAAGAAGAAAGTTAAGGTTCTATGGTTCTTTCGTCCCTGTGAGATTTTGAACTTTTTGGAAGGATATGAGGTGCGAGAGAACGAGTTGTTTTTGGCAGCTGGTGAGGGATTAGGGCTTGCGAATGTTAATCCTCTG GAAGCTATTGCTGGGAAATGCAATGTTGCTTGCATTTTAAAGGACAACAGGAACCCACATCCATTAGACGTAGATCTTCAAAATGCCGACTTTGTGTGCTATCGTTTCTTTGATGTTGGGAAGCATAAAATATTGGATAAGGTAGAAGATAAGATTGCTGGATTCGAAG ttaaaaatatttttaacaatttAAATAGTCAAAAGCTTGGTGATCTTTCGAAACTTGGTTTAGATGAGAAAGAAGTTAGCGTGAAAGTCACAACGAGTAATGAAGCGGCAGCTCTTTCAAGTGAAAAAAACAATCAGCTTTTGGTTGAAAAACTAGATGGCAAGTGTTTTGACAATGTTGATTCCCGCGACAAGACCTTGCCTCAAGAGGAAGAGAAAGAGAATGGAGTTTATACGACTTCTTTGGCTAAACAAAAATCATTTGCTAAACTATCTCATTGCTCTAGAGATAGTTTGGAAATGAAAGAAAATTCTAAAATAGGAGGAAACGTCTCTATTGACAAGACTCTTTTGAAGTCTAAGACTAATTTAGAAATGGGTGGAAATGATATTGTTGGTATACCTGATCGACAAATCAACAAGCGATTGGGGGAAAGCAAGGTTTCTGAGAAAGAAAAATCTGGCATTTCTAATGCAAAGATAACAAATAATGTTAAAAATCGAAGGAACtatgatgaggatgatgatgtgAAAGAAGTCCCTTCGAAAAAACCAAAGATTGACACGATGTCGGTTAAACACTCTGATGACAAGTTGCCTGACAGACAAATCAACAAACAATTGGGGGAGGGAAAGGCTTTTGAAAAGGAAAAATATGGTGCTTCGAGTGCAAGGAAAACAAATAATGTGCAAAATCGAAGGCACTATtacgataatgatgatgatgatgagaagaAAGTCCCTTCAAAAAAGCTAAAGATTGACACGATGCCTGCTAAGCTCGCTCGTGACAAGTTGCGGAAAGAATCGTCTACAACTTCTCTAAACTTGGAGCACAAGCTAGATTACCGTGTAATGGAAGTTACTCAAAGACCAGACGTT GATAGAAGCAAATGGTTTATGTCAATG GGTTGGGAGGAAAGAATGAAAAATGCTCGTGAGCAAGGGAAACTTGTGCGGCTTGAAAATTTGGATCCTTCTTTAACTTCATCAGAAGTACAG AGTATTATTTGGCATGGCTTTGAAGAAAGCTGTACTGCAAAGATGATCCAGAAAACCGCATATTCTAGTCCTCTTTCTG GTCAAGCTTTTGTTATATTCAAGAAAAAGGAAGCTGCAGAGTCTGTTGTTAGAAAATTAGAGGAAGGTTGTTTCTTGATGTCAAATGGGCG TCCACTTTTGGGAAACTTTGAACTCCCCTGCTTGTCGGGAAAGAAGCCAATATTCTATGGTCATCATGCTATTGATCAACCTCGACAACGTGAGACG AAAGACGCACTATCTACTTCACATTGTTCTCAGCCCAACAACATTGAATATGATATGGCCTTAGAGTGGTGTTTACTACAAGAAAGAGAAGACAAATCTTGGAGAAGATTGTATCAG CGACAAGGCGAGGAGTTGAGAAAACTCAAAGCTAAGTTGAAGTCTAAAATCTAA